Part of the Cardinium endosymbiont of Culicoides punctatus genome, TATAGCATAAAATAGATTAATAATGAGACAATAATCTTATTAAGAGGGAAATAAATTCCGATAAAGGAAATAATCTATACTAAAACTTAAGGTCGATACCTGTTACATCCCATTTTTCTACAACACCAACTTCTTTTTCATAAAATATTACAGGATTGGGTTCAATATGCTTACGAATATTACCAGGGAACCATTCTTCCTCTCCTTCATTTAATACACGCACACGAACACTATAGGTACCAGGAGGAATCATTGTAAAACAATAATCTTTTGCATCACGTATCGTGTCAACTATTTCATCCTTACTATCTAGTAATTCAATAATAAAATACTCCACAGTGGTTTCTATTTTCCCGGAAATAGTTCCTGTCTCTTCTTCATTTCTAAATGGATAGGTTATAGAAATTTTTTTGTTTGGGTCTTGATCAAATGCTAGGAAAGCTTCTGATTCTATATGTAACGTTATTGTTTTTTTTGTTATACTATGTTCTTTTTTCCCTTGTTCTTCAGAAAGACATGCTGCTACTTCCTCTTGCGTAAAAACCTTTTTTATAGTCAACTTGGTTTTATCTGAATTCCACTCTAGTTCTTCCATTCCTAGAGGAATTTTTTTATCCTTTGTCTGCTCAAAATAGATCAAATTTTGATTGATCTCTCGAATGGGCTTATTAAATGTAATAGTTTCTGTGAAATTAGGTAATATAGAAGCAACTGGTCGTGGCAATAGCGTATGGCTTAATTTTACTGGTTTAATATCCTGTTTTCCTTCTTTAAAGTTAATGTGCAAATGTTGTTCTATTACTGTATGATAGAGATCTTCGGCAATGAGCTTGACTTCAAATTGCTCTCCCTCTAATAATCCAAATGTATTGTATATACAAATGGTTCTAGAGGATTTATCAGAAACTATGCTATATATCTGTGGTTTCCCTTTAGTACCTATGGTTTGTAATGGTATAAGTTGGTATTTTACAATTGGTTTATTAAAGACAATTTCAAAGAAACCTCTTTGAGGAGCGCTGCGTAATAGCTTAAAGTCACGTACATCGGTTGCTACCAAAGGTATTAAAATATCTGTTCGAGAGTCATTTAAGTCAATAGGATTTTTAAAAAAACCATATTGGTCTTTTTCATAATCAATCTCATATTTGCTATTTTTTCCAGTAGTAGCACGAACATAATATGTGCCCAAACGTATATGATCTATAGTAAAATAGCCATCTTTATTGGCTGTTGTACAATAATCAGGAACACCTTTTTCTTGCCATTCTTTAGGATCACGTTCACTACTGTATAAATAAATACCAACATCTCCCACGGGCCTATTGGTCAATAACTCTTTTATTTCTCCTTTAGCCGTAATGGGGTCGATAAAGGAACCTGTACTGAAAGTCAATACAGCATCTGTTGGTTTAGTGCCCTCGTGCGTATCCTTTACCGCATTGTTAAAATACATGGAATAAGTTGTATCTTCTTTCAATGGGACATTTAGTTTTATTTTTAACGTTTTTCCACTTACACTATAACTATAAGGCTGCTTGCTATTTTTAGATGTATCTAACTTCGGCATGATTAATAAGTTGGCGTGAATGCCTTCTACTTTAATGTTTTTATTGAAGGTAATGCGGATTTTTTTATCTTTAAAATGTAAAGATCCATTTTCCGGAAAAGTACGAACCATCTTAAGAGGAGTCTCATCAGGAGGCCCACCTTCTGGCTCTTTCACGGTAACACAAGAGACAACAAGCAAAGGGAATATACATATACGCCTTATAATAGCGAGAAAAACCTTAGAATGAAAAGTTTTAGACATGAAATTAATTGTAACACAAGCGTAGACACTATTCCTTTTAGTGGAGAATGGGGGATTCGAACCCCCGACCTTCTCGATGCCATCGAGACGCTCTAGCCAACTGAGCTAACCCCCCGAACTACAACTATACTATTATTTTTGATAAAAATCAAATGTTTAATCTAAACTGAAACTAGTTTATATTTTCTATATACCATATATTTACCATGCTATGGTAAAGAAAACAGAGTTTTTGAATAAATTTTAATCTGATTTAGGTCGCTCGGGACTTATGTAACAGATCTATTTATTTTGATTTTTTGTAGATACTTGGCTAAATTCGTTCTAGGCTCTTTTTGTTAAAGCTTAAAAGGTAGAACATAAATGAAAATGAAACCAACTATATTTTGTGCTTAATGGGATATCTGTATTCAGCTACTAAACCAGGCAATACACATGCCACTAGCATAACTGAGTGAGTTATTTTGTATCACATTAATTTTTTGTAAATAAAAACTATACTTAAGTGGTATCAATAAAAAATTTAAATACAACCATGAGCCGATTAGGGGCAATTAAACCTGAGCAGGAAGGTACTTGTTCATATACCTCTAAAGTGGACTTATCACCGTTTTATCTAGGATGGTATGAGACGATGTTGCTTATTCGAAGATTTGAAGATAAGGCAGCCCAGCTCTATGGACAACAAAAAATTAAAGGCTTTTGTCATCTCTATAACGGGCAAGAAGCATGTGTGGCAGGTGCTGTAACTGCTTTACGTAAAGAGGATAAATACATTACTGCTTATCGTGATCATGCCCATCCTATTGCTCTAGGCACTGACCCTAAATACATTATGGCAGAACTATATGGTAAATCTACTGGTATTTCTAAAGGATATGGTGGCTCCATGCACTTATTTGACAAAGAACACCACTTCTTTGGGGGTCATGCCATTGTAGGAGGACAGATTCCTTTAGGTGTAGGTATTGCATTTGCTGAAAAATACAATAAAACAGATAATCTATGCATTGCATTTATGGGAGATGGAGCAGTACGTCAAGGAGCTGTCCATGAAGCATTTAATTTAGCCATGCTCTATAGTTTACCCATAATTTTTGTGATAGAGAACAATGGGTATTCCATGGGTACTTCGTTAGAACGTAGTTCTAATGTAACAGCACTTTATCAAATAGGTGCTGGTTATAACATGGATGCTAAACAAGTAGATGGGCTATGTGTGGAAGATGTACATGGTGCCGTTCAAGACGCTGCAGAAAAAGCAAGAAAGGGCATACCAAACCTATTAGAGTTTGTAACTTACCGTTACAGAGGGCATTCTATGTCTGACCCTGCCAATTATCGTACCAAAGAAGAAGTAGAATCTTATAAAGATCAAGATCCTATTCTCAAGATTCAAAGACTAATACTTGAAAAAAAAGTTGGAAATGAATCCGATTTAAGCAGTATCAATGATAGGGTTAAAGCAAAAATAGCAGAAGCAATAAATTTTGCAGAAACATCTCCGTTTCCAGATCCAGCAACTGTTTATCATTATATTTACAAACAAGACAATTATCCATTTCTTCAGAATTAAACTTTATGAAAATAATAGACATAAACAGTATACCTAGAAAACAAAACACTACACAGAAAATAGCCCATAGTGAACGTGAAAAAATAGCATTTTCTATAAAGCGTAGAAAACGAAGGATTTATATAATTAGCTTGCTTGTTATAGTGCTTTCTAGCAGTTTATCCGGATGGCACTTTTATCAAGAGAAAAAGGATATAAAAGCGCAAAATGATAGCTTCCAAGCTGTCTATTATTTTGAAGCGGAAGATTTTAATAAAGCGCTGGAGGGAGATGGGATGCACAAAGGCCTTTTAGAAGTAGTTAAATCATATCCTTATACCAAAACAGCAAATTTATTAAACCTTTATATAGGCGTTGCTTATATGCATCAAAAAGCATACGATAAAGCGCTTCAATTTTTAAATAGATCTCATTTTAAAGATCTTATTTTACAAGCACGTGCCTGGTGTGTAATGGGCGATGTGTATAGTGAACAAGGCAATCACAAACAAGCAGCAACTTACTATATGAAGGCAGCACATTACAAAACAAATAGTGTCTATTCTCCTGGATACCTGGTTAAAGCTGCTATTGCCTTTGAATCCGTAAATCAGTATAAAGATGCTTACCACTGCTACCAAGAGATTGTAGAAAAATTTCCAGAATCCCATTATGGGAATGATATAGCGCTGAAAGAAGCAAGCAGGTTGTCCGCATTATTATAGAGGGAGTATAGCATACAGTTTTAATACATCCTAAATGTGTAAACGTTGGGTCATCCAATCTCCCAAGAAACAGGAGACAGTAGAGGCGCTCACCAAGGTACTGGGTACGCCTTTTTCTTTGTCTGCTATTTTAGTTCAAAGAGGAGTAAATACGTTTGAGCAAGCTAAAAATTTTTTCCGTCCCTCTTTAGCAGCATTGCATAATCCCTTTTTGATGAAGGATATGGATAAGGCTATAGCACGTCTCATTCAAGCACTGGATAATAGAGAAAAAATATTAGTCTATGGTGACTATGATGTAGATGGCACTACAGCAGTGGCATTGGTTTATTCTTTTCTCAAAGAATTACCCAATGTGCATGTAGGCTATTATGTCCCAGACCGGATGGTAGAAGGGTATGGCGTGTCTATGCAAGCCATAGAAAAAGCATATCAAGATGGCATTCATCTGATACTTACGCTAGACTGTGGCATCAAAGCACATACGTCTATTGCTAGAGCTGTAGAACTAGGCATAGATGTAATTGTCTGTGACCACCATGAAGCAGGAGACACCCTTCCTCCAGCATCTGCTATTTTAGATCCAAAGCAGCCCGATTGCCCCTATCCCTTTAAGGAGCTCTCGGGTTGTGGTATAGGTTTTAAATTACTACAAGCCTTTTGCATAAGCAAAAGGTTAAAAGAAGCAACAATCTATCCTTACTTAGATCTTGTAGCAGTAAGTACTGCTTGTGACATAGTGCCATTAGTAGATGAAAACAGAATTTTAACTTACTATGGTATGAAGCAGTTAGAACGTTCTCCACGCCCAGGCCTACAAGCACTTATGCAGTTGGGGATGTTAACGAATCCTATTACAATTTCTGATATTGTTTTTAAAATAGGCCCACGTATTAATGCTGCTGGACGCATGAGTCATGCTTCTTTAGCTGTTCAGTTATTGATAGAAAAAGAGCCATCTCAGGCCAAAAACTTGGCCAATGCTATCGACGAGCAAAACTTGCTAAGAAAAGAGATCGACTGTACCATTACACAAGAAGCGTTATCTATCATTCAAAATACGATAAAACCTAAACAAAAAAAGAGTAATGTGCTCTTTAATCCAAATTGGCATAAAGGGATTATTGGTATTGTCGCTTCTCGCTGCATTGAGGAATACTATAGACCTACTATTATTTTAACACTTTCAGATGGGAAAGCTACAGGTTCAGCTCGGTCTGTTCCTGGATATAATATTTACGAAGCCATTGCTGCATGTAGCGAACTTTTATACCAGTATGGTGGACATGCTTTTGCGGCAGGATTGACCATGTCTACAGATAGTATACTTAAATTTCAAGAAAAATTTGAAAAAGTAGTAGCAGAAACAATAGATGAACAGCTCTTAATACCTCAACAGACCATTCATGCTATTATTCGATTTCAAGATATCACACACAAATTTGTAAATATTTTAATGCAAATGGCACCTTTTGGCGCAGGAAATCCAACGCCTGTATTTGTTAGCACAAAAGTTTATGCCCATACATACACCCTTCTTAAGGGAGCACACCTTAAATTAGAAGTATATCAAGAAGGGAGCAAACAGCGCTATGAAGCCATTGGTTTCAATTTTGCATCCTACGAATCTATTGTATCCAGTGGGCGACCATTTTCTATAGCCTACACCATAGGCTATAATTATTACCATGGAAATAAATCTATACAACTGTTTTTAAAAGATATAAAAGAAGAGGATACAGATGTAAATAATTGCACGACATCTCCTAGAAAAATGCAAAAACTGGAAGAAGAAATGCTTGATTTAAAATAATAGTATGGTATTACCTAAAGAAAGCACTATACAACATATATTAGGAACGTCCGTTGGATCTTTTAACAAAACTGCTTTATCTACACAACAAATGCGCACATATAATCTACCCATGAAAGGTACAATCTATTTTGATTATATTATGAATGGGAAAAAAAGTTTGAAGGTAGGGTAAATGCGCATACATGTGCAAAAATGGTGGTAGGTAATCACTTAAAATTGTTTGATAGACATGCACAATGGGGTATTCTATGTGAAGTAACCAGCAAAGATATCTATGCTTCTTTTGAGGAGATGCTACAAAATAAAGGAGTCTTGCCTTTACTCCCACAGTTGGCATCTTTAGCAACTCATGTTTCCAATGAAGAACTCTTTAAACGCGCAGCAAATATATACCATTCGTTCCCTGGTGCCCATAGGGTTCGCCAGTTTGGTGCAGTGGCGATTGGCGTAAAGTATCTTCAAAAGATTTAATTCATCAAAAAGACTACGAATATGTGGACTAATATGAAAGTTAATATGCCATTATCTATAACCTATAGTTAGAAACTATGCGAAAATATTTATTAAGTTACCTATTTTAATAAATTCAATCAGGCAGTTGGAGACTAAACCATTACCAGCTATTTAATTTTTGCTCGACAAAGTGGACAAGTTGCTGTACTAGGTTTAATCCACTGATCTATACAATCTAAGTGAAATTTATGCTTGCATTTTAATGCTATTGCATGGTTATACTCACTAGTATCCACTAATTCGGTATGACAAATAGAACATTTTCCATCCGCTTTAGTAACATCAATAGGATCAAAAATATATTTGAACGCTTTTGTTTTATCCTGATTTTTCCTTGCCTTCTCTAAAAGCTCTTTGATTCTTTTGTGTTTTTGAGAACCCAATTTTGACAAAAATGCACCCCATTTTGTTGGTATAATACCTTCTGGATTGGCTCCATAATTTAATAGTAACTCCACAATTTCTACATGGCCATCATGCACCGCTTCTGCAAGTGGGGTACGTCCGTAACGGTTTTTTTGTTCTAGATCTATAGTTGGATGCTCTAATAATATTTCTACCATGTCTGTAAGACCCCGATTAATGGCGTTGTTAAATGCAGTATTTCCATAATCACTTTTTTTATTGACATCAATTCTCTTGTCTCTTAATAGTAAACGTACTGCCTCTAGGTTATTACTGTCATGCCTAAGTTTGTAGCCATTTATACTCGCTTGTAATGGTAATAGCCCTGTTCTCGCAGGTTGATTTACATCTATATCTTTATGTGCTAAAAGGATCTTAAGAATAGGTATATCACCATTGTACATAGCTACATGGAGCGCACTGACCGGACCCTCTTCATAATCATCTGGTGTATCATCCAGGTTGTTCACATCTGTTCCATGTTCGAGCAATAGCTTTACCACATCCTCATCGTGTGCCCGAGTTGCTGTGGTTAGAGGAGTATCTATACATAGAGGACGAATAGTCATCAAAAGTTTACGTGGTACGTTAGGATTCGCACCTTGCTTCAATAAAAATTGAATAATTTCTAGATATTTATCTTTGTCCTTTCCTTTAGCCATATGTCTATAGTAAATAGCAAGATATAAAATAGATTCTTGCACATAATCTACCAGATCATCTGCATCTTGCCATAACCTTGTTTCTGTATTTGCAATGCTTTTTTTATCATCTTTATCTTTATACCTATCAAAAATTTCTTCTAGTTGCCGTATATCTCCCTTTTGAATGGCTTCAATACCTTTTTTAGGAAGAGATACAGTCCATTTTTTTTCTTCTTGGTTATCAGTGTGTGTACTTGTAACATTTCTATTGCGTGCAATGCTTGTACACGTATTTATGCCAGTAATCATCCATACCATGGCTGAAAAGGTGATTGTTTTACAAATATGTTTCATAAATAAAATGTGTTAAATATTCTGAATATAGACCATTCCGTAAGTACTAGGCCCACTTCAGTGGGCCTAAAATTCACTCAAAAGCCATCCATTATGTACAAAAAACTATGTTTTTATTCTAGGTACTTACGAAACAGGTATTTAAGATGATTCGCTATAGTTAATAACTAATCTGAATTGGACAAAATCTGAGCGGTTGTCCATGAAGACATTACTATGGAAAACGAAGTGATCAAAAAGTGTGCACCAACCATACCTATTCGGTATGGTTGCTTGTTATCAGATTTAGTATAAGCATAGCAATATTTTCCTAATCGTACTGCAAAAGCCGAAATTTGATCGGTAGTTGCACACCAAGTAGAAACTATTTTAGGATGATAGTTAGGTGTATCAGGAGAAACACTGGTAATAATAATGGCAGCAGTTCCATTTAAAAAAGCGGTCCATATACTGCTAGTCCTACACTTATGACGTAATATATGTACTCCAACTGTCATTAAGCTGATGCCTGCATTAGACCAGGTAGTTAATAAATCTGCACGCTGAAAACCCTGTTGTAACTCAAGATACAACGCAACAGACATTAAAATAAGGTAAGTACCAGACTTTACCAAACTTAAGTGTGTTCCATGGTCTCTTCTAAAACTATAATACTCATGAGATTTTGATTTTCTCATATTACCAAAACAATACTTCAACCCAGCACCCAAGATATTTATAGTAACACCTTTCGCAAATGCTATACTAGCGATAGGTAATTTCTGTTCTGCTGAGTTTTCTATAGGTGTTCTTATAGGATCATCATCTTTAGCAGTAATGGATTTAAGCTTCTGATAATCAATAGCACCATTCACTATCGCCAGCTCTATTTCACCCATTCCTGGAAAAGAAATCTCAACATTATTAGAATTTAGGTTTTCCAATGAACTGTCATTACCTATAGTTACCTCTATAGGAAAAAATACTTGATTTAGATCAATGTCCGTGGGAACTATATTATTAGATAGTGCTACTGTGTCATTGGATAGCGGCAATGCCTGGCTTATAGGAGTTGCAAGTGTAGCTCCTGCTACAAGCGCTTTCTTTAATCCAATATTTTGAGTAACGCGCTTCTGACTACAAGCGCCTAAAGCGTAAAATAACGTAATCCATAAGATGGATGTATACACATAATGTGTGAGTTTTCTTATATATTTCATTATCATTAAAAACTTACATAAAAAACAACTTAATAA contains:
- a CDS encoding Ig-like domain-containing domain, which translates into the protein MSKTFHSKVFLAIIRRICIFPLLVVSCVTVKEPEGGPPDETPLKMVRTFPENGSLHFKDKKIRITFNKNIKVEGIHANLLIMPKLDTSKNSKQPYSYSVSGKTLKIKLNVPLKEDTTYSMYFNNAVKDTHEGTKPTDAVLTFSTGSFIDPITAKGEIKELLTNRPVGDVGIYLYSSERDPKEWQEKGVPDYCTTANKDGYFTIDHIRLGTYYVRATTGKNSKYEIDYEKDQYGFFKNPIDLNDSRTDILIPLVATDVRDFKLLRSAPQRGFFEIVFNKPIVKYQLIPLQTIGTKGKPQIYSIVSDKSSRTICIYNTFGLLEGEQFEVKLIAEDLYHTVIEQHLHINFKEGKQDIKPVKLSHTLLPRPVASILPNFTETITFNKPIREINQNLIYFEQTKDKKIPLGMEELEWNSDKTKLTIKKVFTQEEVAACLSEEQGKKEHSITKKTITLHIESEAFLAFDQDPNKKISITYPFRNEEETGTISGKIETTVEYFIIELLDSKDEIVDTIRDAKDYCFTMIPPGTYSVRVRVLNEGEEEWFPGNIRKHIEPNPVIFYEKEVGVVEKWDVTGIDLKF
- the pdhA gene encoding pyruvate dehydrogenase (acetyl-transferring) E1 component subunit alpha, whose translation is MSRLGAIKPEQEGTCSYTSKVDLSPFYLGWYETMLLIRRFEDKAAQLYGQQKIKGFCHLYNGQEACVAGAVTALRKEDKYITAYRDHAHPIALGTDPKYIMAELYGKSTGISKGYGGSMHLFDKEHHFFGGHAIVGGQIPLGVGIAFAEKYNKTDNLCIAFMGDGAVRQGAVHEAFNLAMLYSLPIIFVIENNGYSMGTSLERSSNVTALYQIGAGYNMDAKQVDGLCVEDVHGAVQDAAEKARKGIPNLLEFVTYRYRGHSMSDPANYRTKEEVESYKDQDPILKIQRLILEKKVGNESDLSSINDRVKAKIAEAINFAETSPFPDPATVYHYIYKQDNYPFLQN
- a CDS encoding tetratricopeptide repeat protein, encoding MKIIDINSIPRKQNTTQKIAHSEREKIAFSIKRRKRRIYIISLLVIVLSSSLSGWHFYQEKKDIKAQNDSFQAVYYFEAEDFNKALEGDGMHKGLLEVVKSYPYTKTANLLNLYIGVAYMHQKAYDKALQFLNRSHFKDLILQARAWCVMGDVYSEQGNHKQAATYYMKAAHYKTNSVYSPGYLVKAAIAFESVNQYKDAYHCYQEIVEKFPESHYGNDIALKEASRLSALL
- the recJ gene encoding single-stranded-DNA-specific exonuclease RecJ; its protein translation is MCKRWVIQSPKKQETVEALTKVLGTPFSLSAILVQRGVNTFEQAKNFFRPSLAALHNPFLMKDMDKAIARLIQALDNREKILVYGDYDVDGTTAVALVYSFLKELPNVHVGYYVPDRMVEGYGVSMQAIEKAYQDGIHLILTLDCGIKAHTSIARAVELGIDVIVCDHHEAGDTLPPASAILDPKQPDCPYPFKELSGCGIGFKLLQAFCISKRLKEATIYPYLDLVAVSTACDIVPLVDENRILTYYGMKQLERSPRPGLQALMQLGMLTNPITISDIVFKIGPRINAAGRMSHASLAVQLLIEKEPSQAKNLANAIDEQNLLRKEIDCTITQEALSIIQNTIKPKQKKSNVLFNPNWHKGIIGIVASRCIEEYYRPTIILTLSDGKATGSARSVPGYNIYEAIAACSELLYQYGGHAFAAGLTMSTDSILKFQEKFEKVVAETIDEQLLIPQQTIHAIIRFQDITHKFVNILMQMAPFGAGNPTPVFVSTKVYAHTYTLLKGAHLKLEVYQEGSKQRYEAIGFNFASYESIVSSGRPFSIAYTIGYNYYHGNKSIQLFLKDIKEEDTDVNNCTTSPRKMQKLEEEMLDLK
- a CDS encoding ankyrin repeat domain-containing protein, whose protein sequence is MKHICKTITFSAMVWMITGINTCTSIARNRNVTSTHTDNQEEKKWTVSLPKKGIEAIQKGDIRQLEEIFDRYKDKDDKKSIANTETRLWQDADDLVDYVQESILYLAIYYRHMAKGKDKDKYLEIIQFLLKQGANPNVPRKLLMTIRPLCIDTPLTTATRAHDEDVVKLLLEHGTDVNNLDDTPDDYEEGPVSALHVAMYNGDIPILKILLAHKDIDVNQPARTGLLPLQASINGYKLRHDSNNLEAVRLLLRDKRIDVNKKSDYGNTAFNNAINRGLTDMVEILLEHPTIDLEQKNRYGRTPLAEAVHDGHVEIVELLLNYGANPEGIIPTKWGAFLSKLGSQKHKRIKELLEKARKNQDKTKAFKYIFDPIDVTKADGKCSICHTELVDTSEYNHAIALKCKHKFHLDCIDQWIKPSTATCPLCRAKIK